Proteins co-encoded in one Pseudarthrobacter chlorophenolicus A6 genomic window:
- a CDS encoding lytic transglycosylase domain-containing protein, whose product MTMSRSPKQPPRPSLPMIAATTAALPAVVLSSLALAQPATAQQPAKSLPATLTAAMNAHAAAQAAAAIIPASSVSTTIPAAFKPAQNSAPAEYTVARGDTISAIAGKFNLNTGEVLRLNNLQANTIIYPGQKIKLSGSPAAAAPAPAAPAAAPASAGGATYTVKSGDTLGAIAARHNVSLGDVFSWNNLNMRSIIYPGQKIKVGAGSQAPAAPAAAPAASLANTSAPQAPASGSYTVKAGDTLSAIASRHGVKLPELLSANGLNLGSIIYPGNKLKVPGSGSQPAASQPAAPAAPLVPSSFLGFTYPPAVVSSANENKALLNASPVPSRAEMQNIVADTARRMGVEPSLALAFAYQESGFNQRAVSPANAIGTMQVIPSSGQWASDLVGRKLNLLDPYDNATAGVAIIRQLLATSKDRDTAIAGYYQGQYSVSKYGMYDDTKAYVAAIKAHQKNFG is encoded by the coding sequence ATGACGATGTCCCGCTCGCCGAAGCAACCCCCCAGGCCGAGCTTGCCGATGATTGCTGCGACGACGGCGGCACTGCCGGCGGTCGTCCTGTCGTCCCTGGCCCTCGCACAGCCGGCCACTGCCCAACAACCGGCCAAATCACTCCCCGCGACCCTGACCGCGGCCATGAACGCGCACGCAGCCGCCCAGGCTGCTGCCGCGATCATTCCGGCATCATCCGTTTCCACCACGATTCCGGCAGCGTTTAAACCCGCACAGAATTCGGCGCCGGCCGAATATACGGTGGCCCGTGGAGACACGATCAGCGCCATCGCCGGAAAATTCAACCTGAACACCGGGGAAGTGCTCAGGCTGAACAATCTGCAGGCGAACACCATCATTTACCCGGGGCAGAAGATCAAGCTGTCCGGAAGCCCTGCCGCGGCAGCACCGGCCCCCGCCGCGCCTGCCGCTGCCCCGGCTTCTGCCGGCGGCGCCACTTACACCGTCAAGTCCGGTGACACGTTGGGCGCCATCGCTGCCCGGCACAATGTCAGCCTTGGGGACGTCTTCAGCTGGAACAACCTCAACATGAGGTCCATCATTTATCCCGGCCAGAAGATCAAGGTGGGCGCAGGGTCACAGGCACCTGCGGCCCCCGCGGCGGCACCGGCGGCGTCACTGGCCAACACGTCAGCCCCGCAGGCTCCGGCTTCCGGCTCCTACACCGTCAAGGCGGGCGACACCCTGTCCGCCATCGCATCGCGCCATGGGGTGAAGCTGCCCGAGCTCCTTTCCGCGAACGGGCTGAACCTCGGCTCCATCATTTACCCGGGCAACAAACTGAAGGTCCCCGGCTCGGGCTCGCAGCCTGCTGCTTCGCAGCCGGCAGCGCCCGCCGCCCCACTGGTACCGAGTTCCTTCCTGGGGTTCACCTATCCGCCGGCGGTGGTGAGCTCCGCCAACGAGAACAAAGCCCTGCTGAATGCTTCCCCGGTCCCCTCCCGGGCCGAGATGCAGAACATCGTGGCGGACACCGCCCGCCGCATGGGTGTTGAGCCGTCACTGGCTTTGGCGTTCGCCTACCAGGAGTCCGGATTCAACCAGCGCGCGGTCTCCCCCGCCAACGCCATCGGGACCATGCAGGTCATTCCCAGCTCCGGCCAGTGGGCCTCGGACCTGGTGGGCCGCAAACTGAACCTGCTTGATCCGTATGACAACGCCACGGCAGGTGTCGCCATCATCCGTCAGCTCCTTGCTACCAGCAAGGACCGGGACACGGCCATCGCAGGCTACTACCAGGGCCAGTATTCGGTCAGCAAGTACGGGATGTACGACGACACCAAGGCCTACGTGGCGGCCATCAAGGCACACCAGAAGAACTTCGGCTAG
- a CDS encoding Stk1 family PASTA domain-containing Ser/Thr kinase, which translates to MQENVSDPLVGTLVDNRYAIKSKLARGGMSTVYLAEDQRLERDVALKVLHPHFSADESFVGRLGREAKAAAKLSHPHVVGVLDQGNDGHTTYLVMEYIKGHTLRDVITDKGALPPRLALALIDPVVEGLAAAHAAGFIHRDVKPENVLIADDGRIKVGDFGLARAVTTSTSSGALIGTVAYLSPELVLGRPADARSDVYSVGIMLYEMLTGKQPFGGDVPIQVAYQHVNSTVGPPSALVPGLAAEVDELVQWCTANDPENRPVDGSALLQELRHIRTNLTDSELDLQPPAALGAPHRGLPGTAGLPGTADQSAGPSHTEFIPHISNQTSVMPAGRPAPPPYQPAGNATAARNPTPAPRTGHTLTPPGEDDSPAWAPAPPALSKRAQRKADKDEEKARARAAATPARSLREGNPRRRGILWIIVLVIAALLATGAGWFFGMGPGAAAAIPAVANRTVAEAQQLLSDAGFRSTTSDVFDDAVPSGRVVGSDPQAGAEIRKFQPVSLLVSKGPQLYPLPQLTAGSLDEAKSALNAAGMALGKVTEQFDEEASAGTVLSQDPAAGTPARRGTAVAMVVSKGPEPIAVPSVVGKTENQAVDAIEAAGLKAEVAKDEVFDRKVPEGAVVSQSPANGTLTRGGTVTLTISKGPRMVEVPSFIGKQAGEAEQALRKLGFDVRLNKVLGGFFGTVRDQDPVDTEVPEGSVITLTVV; encoded by the coding sequence GTGCAGGAAAACGTGTCTGACCCCCTTGTAGGAACGCTGGTGGATAACCGCTACGCCATCAAATCCAAGCTGGCGCGGGGCGGCATGTCCACTGTGTACCTTGCCGAGGACCAGCGGCTGGAACGCGATGTGGCCCTGAAAGTACTGCATCCCCACTTCTCCGCCGACGAAAGTTTCGTGGGCAGGCTGGGCCGGGAAGCCAAGGCCGCTGCCAAGCTGTCCCATCCCCACGTGGTGGGTGTCCTCGACCAGGGCAACGACGGCCACACGACGTACCTGGTCATGGAGTACATCAAGGGACACACCCTGCGGGACGTCATTACTGACAAAGGCGCACTGCCGCCCCGACTGGCGCTGGCCCTGATAGATCCGGTGGTGGAAGGCCTGGCGGCGGCGCACGCCGCCGGTTTCATCCACCGGGACGTCAAACCCGAGAACGTCCTGATTGCCGACGACGGCCGGATCAAGGTGGGCGACTTTGGCCTTGCCCGGGCCGTGACGACGTCAACCAGCAGCGGAGCGCTGATTGGAACCGTTGCCTACCTCTCCCCCGAGTTGGTACTGGGCCGGCCAGCCGATGCGCGCAGTGACGTCTACTCCGTTGGCATCATGCTTTACGAAATGCTGACCGGCAAGCAGCCCTTTGGCGGGGACGTACCCATCCAGGTGGCCTACCAGCACGTCAACAGCACGGTGGGTCCCCCGTCCGCGCTCGTTCCGGGCCTTGCAGCTGAAGTGGATGAACTGGTGCAGTGGTGCACTGCGAACGATCCCGAGAACCGCCCGGTTGATGGCAGCGCACTGCTGCAGGAACTACGCCACATTCGCACCAACCTGACAGATTCAGAACTCGACCTGCAGCCGCCGGCAGCACTGGGAGCCCCCCATCGCGGCCTTCCCGGCACGGCGGGACTGCCCGGCACGGCGGATCAATCAGCCGGGCCCAGCCATACCGAGTTCATCCCGCACATCAGTAATCAAACATCCGTCATGCCCGCCGGCCGTCCGGCGCCGCCTCCCTACCAGCCGGCAGGCAATGCCACGGCCGCCCGCAACCCGACGCCGGCACCCCGCACCGGCCACACCCTCACCCCACCCGGCGAGGACGACAGTCCCGCCTGGGCCCCGGCTCCCCCCGCACTGAGCAAGCGGGCCCAGCGCAAGGCAGACAAAGACGAGGAGAAGGCCCGCGCACGGGCTGCCGCCACACCGGCCCGAAGCCTGCGCGAAGGCAACCCGCGGCGGAGGGGCATTCTCTGGATCATCGTCCTCGTAATTGCTGCGCTGCTTGCCACCGGAGCGGGCTGGTTCTTCGGGATGGGTCCGGGCGCGGCGGCAGCCATACCGGCGGTGGCCAACAGGACCGTAGCGGAGGCCCAGCAACTGCTGAGCGATGCAGGATTCCGTTCGACCACCAGCGACGTCTTCGATGATGCCGTTCCCAGCGGCCGGGTAGTGGGCAGCGACCCGCAGGCAGGGGCGGAGATCCGCAAGTTCCAGCCGGTTTCACTGCTGGTATCGAAGGGCCCCCAGCTTTACCCTCTGCCGCAACTGACGGCCGGCTCCCTCGACGAGGCCAAAAGCGCCCTCAACGCTGCCGGAATGGCGCTGGGCAAAGTAACCGAACAGTTTGACGAGGAGGCATCGGCGGGGACGGTGCTCTCGCAGGATCCTGCGGCCGGCACTCCTGCCCGGCGGGGCACCGCGGTGGCAATGGTGGTCTCCAAGGGCCCCGAACCCATTGCCGTTCCCTCAGTGGTGGGAAAAACGGAAAACCAGGCAGTTGACGCCATCGAGGCAGCAGGCCTGAAGGCGGAGGTCGCCAAGGACGAGGTCTTCGACAGGAAGGTCCCCGAAGGCGCCGTGGTCAGCCAAAGTCCTGCCAACGGGACGCTGACCCGCGGCGGAACGGTCACCCTGACCATTTCGAAGGGTCCCCGGATGGTGGAAGTCCCAAGCTTTATCGGCAAGCAGGCCGGGGAGGCCGAACAAGCACTGCGGAAGCTCGGATTCGACGTCCGGCTCAACAAGGTCCTTGGCGGATTCTTCGGCACCGTCAGGGACCAGGATCCGGTGGACACTGAAGTTCCCGAAGGGTCCGTCATCACCCTGACCGTGGTGTAG
- the dinB gene encoding DNA polymerase IV: MHVDMDAFFVSVELRTRPELRGKPVIVGFPGERSVVLSGSYEARAFGVKSAMPMAVAARMCPQAVIIEPRHKLYYEVSAQLMAIFESVTELVEPLSVDEAFLDVTGAIRRLGPPREIGELIRRRVASELGITASVGIAESKFVAKIASTRCKPDGLLLIGPEQTVPYLHSLPVGALWGVGAKTAEVLARMGIRTVADVAATPVSTLRRLLGAGGEHVHRLSWGIDPRPVTPVRLEKSIGAEETFAVDTSDDALLHRELLRLSHRTAGRLRSSGMVARTVALKLRFADFSTITRSRTLQAPVDSAQLIYAVAVQLLESVGHRAMPVRLVGVRAEQLEDTATTSVQLTIDRRDENWRAAEQVLDEVTRKFGSKSVLPARLMEPGGGAG, from the coding sequence ATGCACGTGGACATGGACGCTTTCTTCGTCTCCGTCGAACTGCGGACACGCCCGGAACTTCGCGGCAAGCCAGTGATCGTCGGCTTTCCGGGGGAGCGCTCAGTGGTCCTGTCCGGCTCGTATGAGGCCCGCGCTTTTGGCGTTAAATCAGCCATGCCCATGGCCGTCGCCGCCCGGATGTGCCCGCAGGCCGTCATCATCGAGCCGCGGCACAAGCTGTACTACGAAGTTTCGGCCCAGCTGATGGCCATTTTCGAATCCGTGACTGAACTGGTGGAGCCACTGAGCGTGGATGAAGCCTTCCTTGACGTCACCGGAGCGATCCGCAGGCTGGGGCCCCCGAGGGAAATCGGTGAACTCATTCGGCGCCGGGTCGCCTCCGAGCTTGGCATCACGGCGTCTGTGGGCATCGCCGAATCGAAGTTCGTGGCAAAGATCGCCTCCACCCGCTGCAAACCGGACGGCCTGCTGCTCATTGGCCCCGAACAAACCGTGCCCTACCTGCACAGCCTGCCGGTGGGTGCGCTCTGGGGCGTGGGGGCAAAGACAGCTGAAGTCCTGGCACGGATGGGAATCCGGACGGTGGCAGATGTGGCTGCCACCCCCGTCTCCACCCTCCGGCGGTTGCTCGGCGCCGGCGGTGAGCACGTACACCGGTTGTCCTGGGGCATCGACCCCAGGCCGGTTACGCCGGTGCGGTTGGAAAAGAGCATCGGAGCGGAGGAGACGTTTGCGGTTGACACATCCGATGACGCCCTCCTCCACCGCGAACTCCTTCGGCTGTCCCACCGCACGGCCGGACGCCTGCGAAGCTCCGGCATGGTGGCAAGGACCGTCGCCTTGAAACTGCGCTTTGCAGACTTTTCCACCATCACCCGAAGCCGCACCCTGCAGGCTCCCGTTGACAGTGCACAGCTGATCTATGCAGTGGCGGTCCAGCTGCTGGAGTCGGTGGGGCACCGGGCCATGCCGGTCCGGCTGGTGGGAGTGCGTGCCGAGCAGCTCGAGGACACGGCAACAACATCAGTGCAGCTCACCATCGACCGGCGGGATGAGAACTGGCGCGCCGCTGAACAGGTCCTGGATGAGGTCACCCGAAAATTCGGTTCCAAATCGGTTCTTCCGGCCCGCCTAATGGAGCCCGGAGGCGGCGCCGGCTAA
- a CDS encoding polyprenyl synthetase family protein yields MTGAEQLRNEQADFVASVAGELTGFLTSRQGIMSGISPDIDPIMGSISNLVTGGKRLRALMCYWGWRGAGGDAGAAEVVTAGAALELFQAAALIHDDIIDRSDTRRGGPSVHRRFSQLHEAQGWALDSGRFGQAAAILAGDLCLSFSEEAFTDIGERAASGSRARLIFNLMRAEVMAGQYLDILEEVAGPVRDRAGAVSRAQSIIRFKSAKYSTEHPLALGGALAGATNDLLRGYSAFALPLGEAFQLRDDVLGVFGDPLTTGKPAGDDLREGKRTVLVALALDQASPAESAFIDSRLGSPELDDGDVQEIRRIIEDSGALQATEVLIGEYGNAAYGALEALPLDELPKTALRRLAEATVSRAS; encoded by the coding sequence GTGACCGGCGCCGAGCAGCTAAGGAACGAACAGGCCGACTTTGTGGCCTCGGTGGCCGGGGAATTGACCGGTTTCCTCACCTCCCGCCAAGGGATCATGTCCGGCATCTCGCCGGACATTGACCCCATTATGGGTTCCATATCGAACCTCGTCACCGGCGGAAAGCGGTTGCGCGCCCTGATGTGCTACTGGGGCTGGCGCGGGGCCGGCGGAGACGCCGGCGCCGCTGAGGTGGTGACGGCAGGTGCCGCGCTCGAACTCTTCCAGGCCGCCGCCCTGATCCATGACGACATCATCGACCGCTCGGATACCCGCCGGGGGGGACCCAGCGTCCACCGCAGGTTCAGCCAACTCCACGAGGCCCAGGGCTGGGCCCTGGACAGCGGGCGGTTCGGGCAGGCAGCAGCCATCCTCGCCGGAGACCTGTGCCTTTCCTTCAGCGAAGAGGCATTTACGGATATCGGCGAACGGGCGGCGTCGGGCAGCCGGGCACGGTTGATCTTCAACCTCATGAGGGCTGAGGTCATGGCGGGGCAGTACCTGGACATCCTGGAAGAGGTGGCCGGGCCGGTCCGCGACCGCGCGGGCGCCGTCAGCCGGGCCCAGTCGATCATCAGGTTCAAGAGCGCCAAGTACTCCACGGAGCATCCCCTGGCCCTGGGCGGTGCCCTGGCCGGCGCCACGAACGACCTGCTGCGGGGGTATTCAGCGTTCGCCCTCCCGCTGGGCGAGGCCTTCCAGCTCCGCGATGACGTCCTGGGCGTCTTCGGCGACCCCCTCACCACGGGGAAACCGGCTGGAGATGACTTGCGCGAAGGCAAGCGCACGGTGCTCGTGGCGTTGGCCCTGGACCAGGCTTCTCCGGCCGAGTCCGCCTTCATCGACTCCAGGCTGGGGAGCCCGGAGCTGGACGACGGTGACGTGCAGGAGATCCGCCGGATCATCGAAGACTCGGGCGCGCTGCAGGCCACCGAAGTGCTGATCGGGGAATACGGTAATGCAGCCTACGGGGCCCTGGAGGCGCTGCCGCTGGATGAGCTGCCCAAGACCGCACTCAGGAGGCTGGCCGAGGCTACTGTCAGCCGGGCCTCCTGA
- a CDS encoding Rv2175c family DNA-binding protein gives MSNVENLVGEWLPLPDVAQLLNVSITRVHGLIDERALVAVRVGERNIRSVPAEFLQDGQVVESLKGTIVVLADAGYSDEDLIIWLFTPDESLRGRPIDALREGRKTEIRRRAQTLAW, from the coding sequence GTGAGTAACGTAGAAAACCTCGTGGGCGAATGGTTGCCCCTCCCCGATGTCGCCCAATTGCTGAATGTTTCCATTACCAGGGTCCATGGCCTGATTGATGAGCGTGCCCTCGTGGCTGTGCGTGTGGGCGAACGGAATATCCGTTCAGTACCCGCAGAATTCCTCCAGGACGGCCAGGTGGTGGAGAGCCTCAAAGGCACCATTGTGGTCCTGGCCGACGCCGGCTACTCCGACGAAGACCTGATCATCTGGCTGTTCACTCCGGACGAGTCGCTGCGTGGCAGGCCGATTGACGCCCTCCGTGAGGGCCGGAAGACCGAGATCCGGCGCAGGGCGCAGACCCTGGCCTGGTAA
- a CDS encoding peptidoglycan D,D-transpeptidase FtsI family protein gives MAQKTGKAVNGKAPNPTRRLRLGLGIMLSLLLVVGGKLFLVQGLDVGGMAEAALNKRMTETVLPAERGSILDANGTVLANSVIRYNVVVDQQLNTKTETFRRLDKVDGKEKLVEVSRDQGLSELAAVLGMDKDAIVKAVTGESRYYIVAKDVKPDVEDRISKLQVPGIVTEGVSKRVYPNGSVAGGIIGFLQEGGSGQAGIEQTQDDLLKGSDGKRLFEIGADGLRIPVGVDELTAPQDGKNVKLTINSDLQYFAQQAIQSQADKLSAEWGVIIVMDVKTGNLVAMADTNSPDPNNPGLVAAKDRGVRAVTAAYEPGSVEKMLTAAALIEEGKANPLSEYTLPPSYTVNGQTFTDSFSHGTEKRTLAGILGYSMNTGTVMAGQALSKEQRYDWLQKFGIGQAPDIGLPATASGILTPADQWDGRQEFTVLFGQGVSQSTLQTVRAFQSVANNGVMLQPRLIDSYVSADGTEEKVPAAAPTRVVSDSTAQQVQDILESAVTEGQIKDAAIDGYRVGAKTGTSESPCDDGKSGFCGYTASMVGMAPMDDPRFIVEVVLQRPKGSIYGITNGPVFRSVMSQALRTYNVQPSTGEPARLPQFAK, from the coding sequence GTGGCGCAGAAGACCGGTAAGGCAGTGAACGGCAAAGCGCCCAACCCCACCAGGCGGCTGCGCCTGGGCCTGGGCATCATGCTCTCCCTCCTGCTGGTGGTTGGCGGAAAGCTGTTCCTGGTCCAGGGGCTGGATGTCGGCGGCATGGCTGAAGCGGCCCTTAACAAGAGGATGACCGAAACCGTCCTGCCTGCAGAGCGGGGCAGCATCCTGGATGCCAACGGCACGGTCCTGGCCAACAGTGTGATCCGCTACAACGTGGTGGTTGACCAGCAGCTCAACACAAAGACGGAGACCTTCCGGCGCCTGGATAAAGTCGACGGCAAGGAAAAACTCGTCGAAGTCAGCCGCGACCAGGGGCTCTCCGAGCTGGCGGCGGTCCTGGGCATGGACAAGGACGCCATCGTCAAGGCGGTTACCGGTGAGTCCCGCTACTACATCGTGGCCAAGGACGTGAAGCCGGACGTCGAGGACCGCATTTCCAAACTCCAGGTGCCCGGCATCGTCACCGAAGGCGTCAGCAAGCGTGTCTATCCCAACGGCTCAGTGGCGGGCGGCATCATCGGCTTCCTGCAGGAGGGTGGCAGCGGACAGGCCGGCATCGAACAGACTCAGGACGACCTCCTGAAGGGGTCGGATGGCAAGCGCCTGTTCGAAATCGGGGCGGACGGCCTCCGGATTCCGGTGGGCGTGGACGAGCTGACCGCACCGCAGGACGGCAAGAACGTTAAGCTCACTATTAACTCCGACCTCCAGTACTTTGCGCAGCAGGCCATCCAAAGCCAGGCGGACAAGCTCAGCGCCGAATGGGGCGTCATCATTGTCATGGACGTCAAGACCGGCAACCTGGTGGCCATGGCGGACACCAACTCCCCGGACCCGAACAACCCGGGGCTGGTTGCCGCCAAGGACCGCGGTGTCCGGGCCGTTACCGCAGCCTACGAGCCGGGTTCCGTGGAGAAGATGCTGACCGCGGCGGCCCTGATCGAGGAAGGCAAGGCCAACCCGCTCAGCGAATACACGCTGCCCCCCTCCTATACCGTCAACGGCCAGACGTTCACCGACTCCTTTTCACACGGCACAGAGAAGCGCACCCTTGCCGGCATCCTGGGCTATTCCATGAACACGGGAACCGTGATGGCCGGGCAGGCCCTGAGCAAGGAACAGCGCTACGACTGGTTGCAGAAGTTCGGCATCGGCCAGGCTCCGGACATCGGGCTCCCCGCCACCGCCTCCGGAATCCTCACCCCCGCAGACCAGTGGGATGGCCGGCAGGAATTCACCGTCCTCTTCGGGCAAGGCGTGTCACAGTCCACGCTCCAGACCGTGCGCGCGTTCCAGTCAGTGGCCAACAACGGGGTGATGCTCCAGCCGCGGCTGATCGACTCGTATGTTTCCGCCGACGGGACCGAGGAAAAGGTGCCGGCAGCAGCCCCCACCCGGGTTGTGTCCGACAGCACCGCCCAGCAGGTCCAGGACATCCTGGAAAGCGCCGTCACCGAAGGCCAGATCAAGGACGCCGCGATTGACGGCTACCGGGTGGGCGCCAAAACCGGCACCTCGGAATCGCCATGCGACGACGGCAAGTCCGGCTTCTGCGGCTACACCGCCTCCATGGTGGGCATGGCGCCGATGGATGATCCGCGGTTTATTGTTGAGGTGGTACTTCAGCGGCCCAAGGGCAGCATCTACGGGATTACCAACGGGCCGGTCTTCCGGTCGGTCATGAGCCAGGCACTGCGGACCTACAACGTCCAGCCGTCCACCGGCGAACCGGCCAGGCTGCCCCAGTTCGCCAAGTAG
- the rsmH gene encoding 16S rRNA (cytosine(1402)-N(4))-methyltransferase RsmH: MNEQPKPTSERHVPVLRDRCINLLAPGFDAARQQGKAPIVIDATLGMGGHSEAMLQRFPDLHLIGIDRDEEALALAGERLAPFSARTDLVHAVYDEIPEVLADLGVTEISGILMDLGVSSLQLDERERGFAYSFDAPLDMRMDTSRGQTAADVVNTYNEEELVRIIRKWGEEKFAGRIANRIVAARGEKPFTTTGELVEQIRSVVPAGAAKSGGHPAKRTFQALRIEVNEELDVLERAVPAAVDALAMGGRIVVMSYHSLEDKIVKSVLQGRSKSSAPLGFPVELEEHKPELKILTKGTEVPTAVEIAENPRAASARLRAAERIRARRAA; this comes from the coding sequence ATGAACGAACAACCGAAGCCAACGTCCGAACGCCATGTGCCGGTCCTGCGGGACCGGTGCATCAATTTGTTGGCCCCCGGATTCGATGCAGCGCGGCAGCAGGGCAAAGCCCCGATCGTCATCGACGCCACGCTGGGGATGGGCGGGCACTCCGAAGCCATGCTCCAGCGTTTCCCGGACCTCCACCTGATCGGCATAGACCGTGACGAGGAAGCACTCGCCCTTGCGGGGGAACGGCTTGCACCGTTCAGCGCACGGACGGACCTGGTCCACGCCGTCTACGACGAAATCCCCGAAGTCCTCGCGGACCTTGGCGTTACCGAAATCTCCGGCATCCTGATGGACCTTGGAGTCTCGTCGCTCCAGCTTGACGAGCGTGAGCGCGGCTTTGCCTACTCCTTCGACGCTCCCCTGGACATGCGGATGGACACCAGCCGCGGCCAGACCGCTGCTGACGTGGTCAACACATACAACGAGGAAGAGCTGGTCCGGATCATCCGGAAGTGGGGCGAAGAGAAGTTCGCCGGCCGTATCGCCAACCGGATCGTCGCTGCCCGTGGCGAGAAGCCATTCACCACCACCGGAGAACTCGTAGAGCAGATCCGGTCCGTCGTCCCCGCCGGAGCAGCCAAATCCGGAGGACATCCGGCCAAGAGGACTTTCCAGGCGTTGCGGATTGAAGTCAACGAGGAACTGGACGTCCTGGAACGCGCCGTCCCTGCCGCCGTGGATGCGTTGGCCATGGGCGGACGAATCGTGGTCATGTCCTACCACTCCCTCGAGGACAAGATCGTCAAAAGCGTCCTCCAGGGCCGCTCCAAGTCCTCCGCCCCGCTCGGGTTTCCGGTGGAACTGGAAGAACATAAACCCGAACTCAAGATCCTGACCAAGGGCACCGAGGTGCCCACCGCCGTCGAAATCGCCGAGAACCCCCGTGCCGCCTCAGCCAGGCTCCGTGCGGCGGAACGAATCAGAGCCAGGAGAGCTGCATGA
- a CDS encoding DUF3040 domain-containing protein, producing the protein MPLSEHEQKLLEQLEKQLHEDDPKFANSMGSDPGRSWSTRHVVIGVLGALAGVFLLLVGVTLQSIFVGVLGFIVMGGGVYFATMRSSAAAKGGAKGSAGKPGKPRSSFMSNLEERWDERRRGEP; encoded by the coding sequence ATGCCGCTGTCGGAGCACGAACAGAAGCTGCTTGAGCAGTTGGAGAAGCAGCTTCACGAGGACGACCCGAAGTTTGCGAACTCCATGGGGTCGGACCCCGGGCGTTCGTGGTCTACGAGGCATGTGGTGATCGGTGTCCTTGGTGCGCTGGCAGGCGTGTTCCTGCTACTGGTTGGCGTCACGCTGCAAAGCATCTTCGTCGGCGTCCTCGGGTTTATCGTCATGGGCGGCGGCGTGTACTTTGCCACGATGCGCAGTTCCGCGGCGGCCAAGGGTGGCGCCAAGGGCAGCGCCGGCAAACCAGGCAAGCCAAGGAGTTCCTTCATGAGCAACCTCGAGGAGCGTTGGGATGAACGCCGGCGCGGGGAGCCGTAG
- the mraZ gene encoding division/cell wall cluster transcriptional repressor MraZ codes for MFLGTHSPRLDEKGRIILPAKFREELASGLVLTRGQERCIYVFSEKEFARVHEQMREAPISSKQARDYIRVFLSGASDEVPDKQGRVTIPPALREYAGLGRELAVIGAGSRAEIWDAQAWNEYLAEKETAFSETDDPIPGIL; via the coding sequence GTGTTTCTGGGCACTCACTCGCCGCGCCTGGACGAGAAGGGACGGATCATTCTCCCGGCCAAGTTTCGTGAGGAGCTGGCAAGCGGCCTGGTGCTCACAAGGGGCCAGGAACGTTGCATCTACGTCTTCAGCGAGAAGGAATTTGCACGGGTCCACGAGCAGATGCGGGAGGCGCCAATCTCCTCCAAGCAGGCACGTGACTATATCCGTGTCTTTCTCTCTGGGGCCTCTGACGAGGTACCTGACAAGCAGGGGCGCGTGACTATTCCTCCCGCGCTCCGGGAGTACGCAGGGCTCGGAAGGGAACTGGCCGTTATTGGCGCAGGTTCCCGTGCCGAGATCTGGGACGCCCAGGCCTGGAATGAATACCTCGCAGAGAAGGAAACAGCCTTCTCTGAAACGGACGATCCGATTCCGGGCATTCTCTGA